A genome region from Labilibaculum antarcticum includes the following:
- the rprY gene encoding response regulator transcription factor RprY — protein MEQVKILLAEDDANLGLLLKEYLIAKGYNTTLCEDGDKAYDEFLKNPYDLCIFDIMMPHRDGFTLSKDIRLINSEIPIIFLTAKSMKEDVLEGFKLGADDYMTKPFSMEELLVRIEAVLRRTSGVKSENTQEEFKLGRFLFDSKKQFLKDGDVTTKLTTKESELLKLLCNNVNKVLERNLALRTIWSDDNYFNARSMDVYITKLRKHLKPEPGIEIINVHGRGYKLIM, from the coding sequence ATGGAACAAGTTAAAATTTTATTAGCAGAAGATGATGCTAATCTAGGCCTTTTGCTAAAAGAGTATTTAATTGCAAAAGGCTATAATACTACGCTTTGCGAAGATGGAGATAAAGCATACGATGAATTTTTAAAGAATCCATATGATTTATGCATTTTTGATATCATGATGCCACATAGAGATGGTTTTACTCTTTCGAAAGATATTCGTTTGATCAATAGTGAAATCCCAATTATTTTCTTGACTGCAAAGTCTATGAAAGAGGATGTGCTTGAAGGTTTTAAGCTGGGAGCAGACGATTATATGACGAAACCGTTTAGTATGGAAGAATTGTTGGTTCGTATCGAAGCTGTTTTAAGAAGAACTTCGGGAGTGAAAAGTGAAAACACTCAGGAAGAGTTTAAATTAGGTCGCTTTTTGTTTGATTCAAAGAAGCAATTTCTTAAAGATGGAGATGTTACCACTAAACTGACAACAAAGGAATCGGAGTTGTTAAAGCTCCTATGCAATAATGTAAATAAAGTTTTAGAGCGTAATTTAGCTCTTAGAACAATCTGGTCAGACGATAATTATTTTAATGCCAGAAGTATGGATGTTTATATTACTAAGCTGAGAAAGCATTTAAAGCCTGAACCAGGCATTGAAATTATCAATGTGCATGGCAGAGGATACAAATTGATCATGTAA
- the kal gene encoding 3-aminobutyryl-CoA ammonia lyase, producing the protein MEKAMIRMRMSSHDAHYGGNLVDGAKMLQLFGDVATELLIRRDGDEGLFAGYENVEFLAPVYAGDFIEAVGEIIKEGNSSRKMTFEARKVIVPRADISDSAADFLEEPVVVCRAIGTCVTPKKSQRK; encoded by the coding sequence ATGGAAAAGGCAATGATTAGAATGCGCATGAGTTCTCATGATGCTCATTATGGTGGAAATCTTGTGGATGGAGCAAAAATGCTTCAATTATTTGGTGATGTAGCAACAGAATTGTTAATCCGTCGTGATGGTGATGAGGGGTTATTTGCAGGATACGAGAATGTTGAATTTTTAGCTCCCGTTTATGCAGGTGATTTTATTGAAGCTGTTGGCGAAATCATTAAAGAAGGAAACTCAAGTCGTAAAATGACTTTTGAGGCTCGTAAAGTAATTGTACCAAGAGCGGATATTTCTGACTCGGCAGCTGATTTTCTGGAAGAACCAGTAGTTGTTTGCAGAGCTATCGGCACATGTGTTACACCAAAGAAATCTCAACGCAAATAA
- the rnc gene encoding ribonuclease III, with protein sequence MTKSIFQSIKLFFFPEREFYGLFFDLLDIQPINPDLYELAFIHKSATIQKKGYGLNNERLEYLGDAILGAIIADILYKYFPNKDEGFLTQIRSKIVSRESLNKLAIKIELNKQVVSNVNLNNNKHIYGDAFEAFIGAIYLDQGYDKTRRFIEDKIFRNYIDLEEVVTVETNFKSKLIEWAQKNKKDVYFDTHEDGVDKALRLPLFTSEVEVEEVKMGSGMGTSKKEAQQKAAQETLIIIRQRELVS encoded by the coding sequence GTGACAAAGTCTATATTTCAATCTATAAAACTTTTTTTCTTTCCTGAAAGGGAGTTTTATGGATTGTTTTTTGATTTGCTGGATATTCAACCTATAAATCCAGACTTGTATGAATTGGCTTTCATACATAAATCTGCTACCATCCAAAAAAAAGGGTATGGTTTAAATAATGAGCGTCTCGAATATCTTGGAGATGCGATTTTAGGTGCCATAATTGCAGATATTCTTTACAAGTACTTTCCCAATAAAGACGAAGGATTCTTAACTCAAATAAGATCCAAAATTGTTAGTCGCGAATCATTAAACAAACTGGCAATTAAAATTGAACTCAACAAGCAGGTGGTTTCCAATGTGAATTTGAATAATAACAAACATATTTATGGTGATGCGTTTGAAGCATTCATTGGAGCTATTTATCTTGATCAGGGCTACGACAAAACAAGAAGGTTTATAGAAGATAAAATTTTTAGAAACTACATTGATTTGGAAGAAGTGGTTACTGTTGAAACCAATTTTAAAAGCAAGTTAATTGAGTGGGCTCAAAAAAACAAGAAAGATGTTTATTTTGATACGCACGAAGATGGTGTCGATAAAGCCTTGCGATTGCCTTTGTTTACTTCAGAGGTAGAAGTGGAAGAGGTGAAAATGGGTTCAGGAATGGGAACTTCTAAAAAAGAAGCTCAACAAAAAGCAGCCCAGGAAACTCTTATCATAATCCGTCAAAGAGAACTTGTTTCCTAA
- a CDS encoding 1-acyl-sn-glycerol-3-phosphate acyltransferase, giving the protein MFTDSDFDAIRPYNDSEVIETLERLIKEEAFIRFAQQLFPGFSKEMIVKSLGGVNTIKEFQSNFTVRLAQHIIDHTTKGITIDGLENLDPKESYLFISDHRDIILDSALLNVMLFNNGFETTEIAIGSNLLIQPWIADLVKLNKSFVVQRNVSVRQMLTSSKLLSSYIQYALNTKKASIWIAQREGRTKDGDDRTQQSLLKMLQMGGNATFSEHFKSLRIVPVAISYEYEPCDSMKTLEVYRKETNQGYKKTPKDDLRSMIKGMVNEKGRVNFVIGKPISEMLDVIEEMDDSRDKFKALADLIDYRIHKNYKLWPDNYIAFDIVNETNEFAHKYTAEEKDLFLRHKEKKINPDDGDPERLNQIFLEIYANPVKNRLELKKPDFIVDK; this is encoded by the coding sequence ATGTTCACCGACTCAGATTTTGATGCTATTCGACCTTACAACGATTCCGAGGTAATAGAAACCTTAGAACGTTTAATAAAAGAAGAAGCTTTTATTCGTTTCGCCCAGCAGTTATTTCCAGGATTTTCGAAAGAAATGATTGTGAAATCTCTAGGAGGTGTTAATACAATAAAAGAATTTCAGAGCAACTTCACTGTTCGACTAGCACAACATATTATTGACCACACCACCAAAGGCATTACCATTGATGGGTTGGAAAATCTTGATCCAAAAGAAAGTTATCTTTTCATTTCGGATCATCGTGATATCATTCTAGATTCTGCATTACTAAATGTAATGCTTTTCAATAATGGTTTTGAAACAACAGAAATAGCTATTGGTAGTAATCTGTTGATTCAACCATGGATAGCTGACTTGGTTAAACTAAACAAAAGCTTTGTTGTACAGCGTAACGTATCAGTTCGCCAAATGCTCACCAGCTCAAAGCTTCTTTCAAGCTATATCCAGTATGCACTAAACACTAAAAAGGCATCTATTTGGATTGCACAAAGAGAAGGACGAACAAAAGATGGCGATGACAGAACTCAACAAAGCTTGTTGAAAATGTTACAAATGGGTGGTAATGCAACCTTCTCGGAGCACTTTAAAAGCTTGCGAATTGTTCCCGTTGCCATCTCATACGAATACGAGCCTTGCGATTCAATGAAAACCCTGGAAGTTTATAGAAAAGAGACCAATCAAGGTTATAAAAAAACTCCTAAGGATGATTTGAGAAGCATGATTAAAGGAATGGTTAATGAAAAGGGTCGTGTTAATTTTGTAATCGGAAAGCCTATATCTGAAATGCTTGATGTTATTGAGGAGATGGATGACAGCCGAGATAAATTTAAAGCTCTTGCAGACTTGATTGACTACCGAATTCACAAGAACTACAAACTTTGGCCCGACAATTACATAGCCTTTGATATTGTGAACGAAACGAATGAATTTGCTCATAAATATACGGCTGAAGAAAAAGATCTTTTCTTAAGACACAAGGAAAAGAAAATTAATCCTGATGATGGAGATCCTGAAAGATTGAATCAAATTTTCCTTGAAATTTATGCTAATCCTGTTAAAAACAGATTAGAATTAAAAAAACCGGATTTCATTGTGGACAAATAA
- the kamA gene encoding lysine 2,3-aminomutase, giving the protein MTNNDRRREMFPEVTDIQWNDWKWQVRNRIETLDQLKKYISLTEEEEEGVRRSLASLRMAITPYYMTLIDQGNPNCPVRKQAIPTAAEVHYSDADILDPLHEDEDSPVPGLTHRYPDRVLFLITDMCAMYCRHCTRRRFAGQSDSSAPQDNVEKAIEYIANTPQVRDVLLSGGDALLISDDKLEYIISSLRAIPHVEIIRIGTRTPVVLPQRITDNLVNMLSKYHPIWLNTHFNHSDEITEDSKNALARMANAGIPLGNQSVLLKGVNDCVHIMKKLMHNLVMNRVRPYYIYQCDLSMGLQHFRTPVSKGIEIIENLRGHTSGLAVPTFVVDAPGGGGKIPVMPQYVVSQSPGKVVLRNFEGVITTYTEPTHYDNKCTCPDCTMNEKLEGVASLLHGDRLSIEPDHLARKDRNKKIDAVS; this is encoded by the coding sequence ATGACTAACAACGACAGACGCAGAGAAATGTTTCCTGAGGTAACCGATATTCAGTGGAATGACTGGAAATGGCAGGTGCGTAACCGTATTGAAACATTAGATCAGTTAAAAAAGTACATTAGTTTAACAGAAGAGGAAGAAGAAGGAGTTCGCCGATCATTGGCATCATTGCGTATGGCTATTACTCCATATTATATGACTCTGATTGATCAGGGAAATCCAAATTGTCCGGTTCGCAAGCAGGCAATTCCAACAGCTGCAGAAGTTCATTATTCTGATGCAGATATTTTGGATCCATTGCACGAGGATGAGGATTCTCCTGTTCCTGGATTGACTCACCGTTATCCGGATCGTGTTTTGTTTCTGATTACTGATATGTGTGCAATGTATTGTCGTCATTGTACCCGCCGTCGTTTTGCCGGCCAGTCCGATTCTTCAGCTCCTCAGGATAATGTCGAGAAAGCAATTGAGTACATCGCAAATACGCCACAGGTGAGAGATGTACTTCTTTCTGGTGGTGATGCTTTACTGATCAGCGATGATAAATTAGAGTATATTATTAGCAGTTTGCGAGCTATTCCTCATGTTGAGATTATTCGTATTGGAACTCGTACTCCTGTTGTTTTGCCACAGCGTATTACCGATAATTTGGTGAATATGTTGAGTAAATATCATCCGATTTGGCTGAATACTCATTTCAATCACTCTGATGAGATAACGGAAGATTCTAAAAATGCATTGGCTCGCATGGCAAATGCAGGTATTCCTTTAGGAAATCAATCGGTTCTTTTAAAAGGAGTAAATGATTGTGTTCACATCATGAAAAAGTTAATGCACAACTTAGTGATGAACAGAGTTCGTCCGTACTATATTTATCAGTGTGATCTTTCGATGGGATTGCAGCATTTCAGAACTCCTGTTTCAAAAGGAATTGAGATCATTGAGAACCTTCGTGGTCACACCTCTGGTCTTGCTGTACCAACTTTTGTAGTTGATGCTCCAGGAGGAGGAGGCAAAATTCCGGTTATGCCGCAGTATGTTGTTTCGCAGAGTCCGGGAAAAGTGGTTTTGAGGAATTTTGAAGGGGTGATTACCACCTATACTGAACCTACTCATTACGATAATAAATGCACTTGTCCTGATTGCACAATGAATGAGAAGCTTGAAGGAGTTGCGTCTCTTCTGCATGGAGATAGATTATCTATAGAACCAGATCATTTGGCGAGAAAAGATAGAAATAAAAAGATAGATGCCGTTTCTTAA
- a CDS encoding zinc metallopeptidase — protein MRCWRINFGKEFEFSVVKIKLTNGRNIMIGIWIIFIAFTLLSWLVSSQLKTRFKKYSKIPTANGMTGREVVEQMLRDHGIRGVKIGSVDGQLSDHYNPANKTINLSSDVYHGRNIAAAAVAAHETGHAIQHAEAYMWLEMRSALVPVVSFSSKWVQWVLLAGILMVNTFPELLLAGIVLFAGTTLFSIITLPVEVDASRRALVWLKTSGITSYETQKSAFDALKWAAYTYFVAALSSLATLLYYVMIYMGRRN, from the coding sequence ATGAGATGTTGGCGTATCAATTTTGGCAAAGAATTTGAGTTTTCTGTTGTAAAGATTAAATTAACTAACGGGAGGAATATAATGATTGGAATTTGGATCATATTTATTGCATTTACTTTATTGAGTTGGTTGGTGAGCAGTCAGTTAAAAACGAGATTTAAAAAATACTCTAAAATACCGACAGCAAATGGGATGACGGGACGTGAAGTTGTTGAGCAAATGTTAAGGGATCATGGCATCAGAGGTGTTAAGATTGGCTCTGTTGACGGACAGTTATCGGATCACTACAATCCTGCAAATAAAACCATCAATCTTAGTAGTGATGTTTATCATGGAAGAAATATTGCCGCAGCAGCTGTGGCGGCGCATGAAACCGGTCATGCAATTCAACATGCCGAAGCATACATGTGGCTTGAGATGCGGTCAGCTTTAGTGCCTGTTGTCAGTTTTAGTTCAAAATGGGTGCAGTGGGTTCTTTTGGCAGGAATTCTGATGGTGAATACTTTTCCGGAGCTACTTTTGGCAGGAATTGTATTGTTTGCCGGTACAACCCTTTTTAGTATTATAACCTTGCCTGTTGAAGTGGATGCCAGTAGGAGGGCGCTGGTTTGGTTGAAAACATCAGGTATTACTAGCTATGAAACCCAAAAAAGTGCTTTTGATGCATTAAAATGGGCGGCGTATACCTATTTTGTCGCAGCTCTTTCTTCCTTGGCAACACTACTTTACTATGTGATGATTTATATGGGAAGGCGCAATTAA
- the kdd gene encoding L-erythro-3,5-diaminohexanoate dehydrogenase has protein sequence MEMNKGNKYGTHRVLEPKGTLPQPAQKLDNNMSIYDNEVLIDVQTLNIDSASFTQIKGACDADKAKMEEMILSIVAERGKMQNPVTGSGGMLIGTVKAVGPNFPNQDLKVGDKIATLVSLSLTPLKIEKITNINLSNDQVDVDAQAILFASGLYAVLPTDLPEKLALAALDVAGAPAQVDRLVKEGDTVCIIGGGGKSGVLCCYQAMQKIGPKGKVIVVEYSKENAQRIKDLGLATDVIVGDATDVMDVYKRVTEITGEEGCDVVINNVNVASTEMSSILITKDRGCVYFFSMATSFSKAALGAEGVGKDVDMIVGNGYAIGHADLTLDIIRNSKGIRELFEKLYV, from the coding sequence ATGGAAATGAACAAAGGAAATAAATACGGAACACACAGAGTACTTGAACCAAAAGGTACTCTTCCACAACCAGCTCAAAAGTTGGATAACAACATGTCGATTTACGACAATGAAGTTTTAATTGATGTTCAAACATTGAATATCGATTCGGCAAGTTTTACTCAGATTAAGGGTGCTTGTGATGCTGATAAAGCAAAGATGGAAGAAATGATTCTTTCTATAGTTGCTGAGCGTGGGAAAATGCAAAATCCGGTAACGGGTTCTGGTGGAATGTTGATTGGAACGGTTAAGGCTGTTGGTCCTAACTTCCCAAATCAGGATTTAAAGGTTGGTGATAAGATAGCCACATTGGTTTCTTTATCATTAACTCCTCTTAAGATCGAAAAGATTACAAATATTAATCTTTCTAACGATCAGGTTGATGTAGATGCTCAGGCGATTCTTTTTGCGAGTGGCTTGTATGCGGTTCTTCCAACAGACTTGCCTGAAAAATTAGCTTTAGCGGCTTTAGATGTTGCTGGTGCTCCTGCTCAGGTAGATCGTTTGGTGAAAGAAGGCGACACGGTTTGTATCATCGGTGGTGGTGGAAAATCGGGTGTGCTATGCTGCTACCAGGCAATGCAGAAAATTGGGCCAAAGGGAAAAGTAATTGTTGTAGAGTATTCGAAAGAAAACGCACAGCGAATTAAAGATCTTGGCTTAGCAACCGATGTTATTGTGGGTGACGCAACAGATGTAATGGATGTTTACAAAAGAGTAACCGAAATTACTGGTGAAGAAGGATGCGATGTCGTGATCAACAATGTAAATGTCGCTTCAACCGAAATGTCATCAATCTTAATTACTAAAGACAGAGGATGCGTTTATTTCTTCTCAATGGCTACCTCATTTAGTAAAGCTGCTCTAGGAGCAGAGGGTGTAGGTAAAGATGTGGATATGATTGTAGGGAATGGTTATGCAATTGGGCATGCCGACCTAACATTAGATATCATTAGAAATTCAAAAGGAATTAGAGAATTGTTCGAAAAATTATACGTGTAA
- the kce gene encoding 3-keto-5-aminohexanoate cleavage enzyme: MEKLIITAAICGAEVTKEHNPNVPYTIEECVREAGLAYEAGASIIHLHVRTDDGTPTQDKNRFKMVMDAIHAKYPDVIIQPSTGGAVGMTNDERLQPTELNPEMATLDCGTLNFGGDEIFENTENTIKYFGERMIERGIKPELEVFDKSMIDMALRLNKKGFIKSPMHFDFVMGVNGGISGTLRDFVFLRESIPADATYTVAGVGRFEFPLATAAIIDGGHVRVGFEDNTMISRGIVAESNGQLVEKVVRMAKELGREIATPAEAREILGLKRK; encoded by the coding sequence ATGGAAAAACTGATCATCACAGCAGCCATTTGTGGCGCAGAAGTTACCAAAGAACACAATCCAAATGTTCCTTATACCATTGAGGAATGTGTTCGTGAAGCAGGTTTGGCTTACGAAGCTGGTGCCAGCATTATTCATCTTCATGTAAGAACTGATGATGGAACTCCTACTCAGGATAAGAATCGTTTTAAAATGGTGATGGATGCAATCCACGCGAAATATCCTGATGTAATTATTCAGCCATCAACTGGTGGTGCTGTAGGTATGACTAATGATGAAAGATTACAGCCAACGGAATTGAACCCGGAAATGGCAACTCTTGATTGTGGAACTTTAAATTTTGGCGGCGACGAGATTTTCGAGAATACTGAGAATACAATTAAGTATTTCGGTGAGAGAATGATCGAGAGAGGAATCAAACCAGAATTGGAAGTTTTCGATAAATCGATGATTGATATGGCACTTCGTCTAAACAAGAAAGGATTTATTAAATCGCCAATGCACTTCGATTTTGTAATGGGAGTGAATGGAGGAATTTCGGGTACTCTTCGCGACTTCGTTTTCTTACGGGAAAGCATTCCTGCCGATGCAACTTATACGGTTGCTGGTGTTGGTCGTTTTGAATTCCCATTGGCCACTGCGGCCATTATTGATGGGGGGCATGTTCGTGTAGGATTTGAGGACAATACAATGATTTCGAGAGGAATTGTAGCGGAATCAAATGGTCAGTTGGTTGAGAAAGTTGTTCGCATGGCAAAAGAATTAGGCCGCGAAATTGCAACACCAGCCGAGGCACGGGAAATTTTAGGATTAAAACGAAAGTAA
- the fabF gene encoding beta-ketoacyl-ACP synthase II, whose product MEFKRVVVTGLGTINPIGNSVTEFWDNLENGVSGSEMITHFDASKFKTQFACEVKNFVPTDHFDRKEVRKLDLYAQYALVAAKQAIEDSNLDLESEDLTKAGVIWGSGIGGIKTFLDEVTGYANGDGTPRFSPFFIPKMISDIAAGHISMKYGFQGPNYGTVSACASASHAMIDSMNYIRLGKANIFITGGSEASINEAGVGGFNAMQAMSTNNEEYKTASRPFCSKRDGFVMGEGSGCLILEEYEHAKKRGAKIYAEIVGGGMSGDAYHLTATHPEGRGAINAMKMALQDANLKPEDIDYVNVHGTSTPIGDIPETKALQTVFGEHAYKLNISATKSMTGHLLGAAGSVEAIACILALNNQTVPPTINFSEPDPNIDQRLNLTLHKAQKREIRAALSNTFGFGGHNASVIFKSFIE is encoded by the coding sequence ATGGAATTTAAAAGAGTGGTAGTGACTGGGCTTGGAACAATTAACCCAATTGGTAATTCTGTTACCGAATTTTGGGATAATTTGGAGAACGGAGTGAGTGGATCAGAAATGATTACTCATTTTGATGCTTCGAAGTTCAAAACTCAGTTTGCTTGCGAAGTTAAAAATTTCGTGCCTACGGATCATTTCGATCGCAAGGAAGTTCGAAAATTAGATTTGTATGCACAGTATGCCTTGGTTGCGGCCAAACAAGCTATTGAAGATTCAAATCTTGATCTTGAATCGGAAGATTTAACAAAAGCTGGAGTAATTTGGGGTTCGGGTATTGGCGGAATAAAGACTTTCTTAGATGAAGTTACAGGATATGCAAACGGGGACGGAACTCCTCGTTTCTCTCCTTTTTTCATCCCTAAGATGATTTCTGATATTGCCGCTGGTCATATTTCTATGAAATATGGATTCCAAGGACCAAATTACGGAACTGTTTCAGCATGCGCTTCGGCTTCACATGCAATGATTGATTCAATGAATTACATCCGCTTGGGTAAAGCTAATATCTTTATCACCGGAGGTTCAGAAGCATCTATCAATGAAGCAGGTGTCGGTGGATTTAATGCTATGCAGGCAATGTCCACAAATAATGAAGAGTATAAAACTGCATCTCGTCCTTTCTGCAGTAAACGTGACGGTTTCGTCATGGGTGAAGGAAGTGGCTGCTTGATTCTTGAAGAATACGAGCATGCTAAAAAACGAGGCGCTAAAATTTACGCTGAAATTGTTGGTGGTGGAATGTCTGGTGATGCGTATCACCTAACAGCAACTCATCCGGAAGGAAGAGGAGCCATTAACGCTATGAAAATGGCGTTACAAGACGCAAATCTGAAACCTGAGGATATTGATTATGTCAATGTTCATGGAACATCTACTCCAATTGGAGATATTCCAGAAACAAAAGCGCTTCAGACTGTGTTTGGCGAACATGCCTATAAATTGAACATTAGTGCTACAAAATCAATGACTGGTCACTTGCTAGGTGCAGCAGGATCTGTTGAAGCAATTGCCTGTATTCTGGCATTGAACAACCAAACAGTTCCTCCTACAATTAATTTTAGTGAGCCGGATCCTAATATTGATCAAAGACTAAACCTTACACTTCACAAAGCACAGAAGCGCGAAATTCGTGCTGCCTTGAGTAATACATTTGGGTTTGGTGGACATAATGCTTCGGTAATTTTCAAATCATTCATTGAATAA
- a CDS encoding CoA transferase subunit A gives MNKIISIKEAVAKLQDGMTIMIGGFLSVGTANNMIDEVVFSNVKNLTIICNDTAFADKGLGKLIANKQVTKVITSHIGTNPATIEQMNSGEITVEFSPQGTLAERVRSGGAGLGGVLTPTGLGTMVAEGKEIIIVDGKEFLLEKPLRADVALIGASVCDSIGNLTYRGTSQNFNPLMATAADLVIVEAQEMVEAGTLKPEEVKTPSIFVDFIVNNN, from the coding sequence ATGAACAAGATAATCTCAATTAAAGAAGCAGTTGCTAAACTGCAGGATGGAATGACCATCATGATCGGAGGATTTCTTTCGGTAGGAACTGCAAATAATATGATCGACGAGGTCGTTTTTTCCAATGTTAAAAATTTAACTATCATTTGTAATGATACTGCTTTTGCCGATAAAGGTCTGGGGAAGTTGATTGCCAACAAGCAGGTGACTAAGGTGATTACTTCACATATTGGAACCAATCCGGCGACGATTGAGCAGATGAATAGTGGTGAAATTACTGTGGAATTTAGTCCTCAGGGGACTTTAGCCGAACGTGTTCGTTCTGGCGGGGCAGGCCTTGGTGGTGTGCTTACTCCAACAGGTTTGGGAACTATGGTGGCCGAAGGAAAAGAGATTATAATTGTTGATGGAAAAGAGTTTTTACTTGAGAAACCTTTACGGGCAGATGTTGCTTTAATAGGTGCAAGTGTTTGTGATTCTATTGGAAATCTTACTTACAGAGGAACTTCTCAGAATTTTAATCCGTTAATGGCTACCGCTGCTGATTTGGTAATTGTAGAGGCACAGGAAATGGTAGAGGCTGGAACATTGAAGCCGGAAGAGGTAAAGACTCCTTCTATTTTCGTAGATTTTATTGTAAACAACAACTAA
- a CDS encoding sensor histidine kinase, translating to MNQKYIWLVTIVLSISLCGLILVQISFFQSASKIKEEQLALTVSKALDQVVAELERAEVEQIILKGDVSGFTNGTVVSKARSGFNIDIPMDATHNKTKLSFYSENKEYSIGEGVLNPEGLTGLSKWQPKFANAFNAGGYSPGVIASRLASSTLSLSERIDMEQLPRLIEEKLKDNGIKLSFEYAVKSKNKIEKRSKNYYRNPSFEKYGKKLFPNDLFSNLNVIYVYFPGQQRYTMKSYSMLIPSFVLTLVLILSSAFTIYIIFRQKKLSNIKNDFINNMTHEFKTPIATISLASQMLKDNTVTTTASTRDHIAKIINDESRRLTYQVEKVLQMAVFNEVRMKLKLKTVSVHKIIQNLLPNFTIRVEDRKGNMYQNIDAEHDLVMADEVHLSNVVANLLDNAIKYSKDAPEISISTRNKNKGIVITITDNGIGITKEDQKMIFERFFRVHTGNVHDVKGFGLGLSYVKKITDAHNGQVSVDSIPDKGSKFEIYLPLKK from the coding sequence ATGAATCAAAAATATATTTGGCTTGTAACAATCGTACTCAGTATTTCCTTATGTGGACTGATATTGGTTCAGATTAGCTTTTTTCAGTCAGCTTCGAAAATAAAGGAGGAACAATTGGCGCTTACGGTTAGTAAGGCGTTAGATCAGGTTGTGGCGGAATTAGAAAGAGCGGAAGTAGAACAAATTATTTTGAAAGGGGATGTTTCTGGCTTTACGAATGGCACAGTTGTTAGTAAAGCTAGATCAGGATTTAATATAGACATTCCTATGGATGCGACTCACAATAAAACAAAATTGAGTTTTTATTCTGAAAATAAGGAGTATAGTATTGGGGAAGGGGTATTGAATCCTGAAGGCTTAACGGGATTATCGAAATGGCAACCTAAATTTGCTAATGCTTTTAATGCGGGTGGTTATTCGCCTGGTGTAATCGCTAGTCGATTAGCTAGTTCGACCTTAAGTTTAAGCGAACGGATTGATATGGAACAACTTCCGCGCTTGATTGAGGAAAAATTAAAGGATAATGGAATCAAGTTAAGTTTTGAATATGCTGTAAAATCAAAAAACAAAATAGAAAAACGATCAAAAAATTATTATCGAAATCCTTCTTTTGAAAAATACGGCAAGAAGCTTTTTCCGAATGATCTTTTCTCTAATTTGAATGTTATATATGTATATTTCCCAGGACAACAGAGGTATACGATGAAATCTTACTCCATGTTGATTCCGTCTTTCGTTCTTACCCTGGTATTGATTCTTTCGAGTGCATTTACGATCTACATAATTTTTCGCCAGAAAAAATTATCGAATATTAAGAATGACTTTATTAATAATATGACGCATGAGTTTAAAACTCCTATTGCTACAATTTCTTTAGCCTCACAAATGTTGAAGGATAATACTGTTACCACAACAGCATCTACAAGAGATCATATTGCTAAAATTATAAATGACGAAAGCCGAAGGTTAACTTATCAGGTTGAAAAGGTTTTGCAAATGGCTGTTTTTAATGAGGTGAGAATGAAACTGAAGTTGAAGACAGTTAGCGTTCATAAAATAATTCAAAATTTATTGCCTAACTTCACAATAAGAGTTGAAGACAGAAAGGGGAATATGTATCAGAATATTGATGCCGAGCATGATCTTGTGATGGCGGACGAGGTGCATCTAAGCAATGTAGTGGCAAATTTATTGGATAATGCCATTAAGTACAGTAAGGATGCTCCCGAAATAAGTATTAGTACAAGGAATAAAAATAAGGGTATCGTTATAACAATTACTGATAATGGTATCGGAATAACAAAAGAAGATCAAAAAATGATATTTGAACGTTTCTTTAGAGTTCATACAGGAAATGTTCATGATGTAAAAGGATTTGGTTTGGGATTGTCCTATGTTAAAAAAATAACGGATGCCCATAATGGACAGGTAAGCGTTGATAGTATACCTGATAAAGGATCTAAATTTGAAATATATCTTCCCTTAAAAAAATAG